ATATTGGAAGAGAAGATAGAACTCTTTGATGTGCTTtagaaatgaagggaaatgaaataacagaaatccTTAAGATGTTTACTTGTAAAAAAGCCAGTGATTTTAAATTCTAAACAGTTTCTTCAAAACTACAGTACATACCATTTACTTTTATGTTTTGTGGAATATTTTGCTAAATTTATCTCATATACTTTGGAGTCTAGTGTTTTGTTCTGAACTTAGTTACTCTACTGCAAAACCTCATTCTGGAGTTGTGAGTTCTTAGAAGTACTGGGAAGAGCAGCTGTCAGCATCTTTCCAATAGTTAAATAGCTTTGCAGTGGCATACTAATGATGTAAGAGTTCCTAGCAGCCTGTTCTTCAACAGTTTCATGCAAATGGTTTCTGTGCATCAAACTTGTAGTCTGTGGATCTAGTCTTTTTAGATGAATAGCTCCATGCTATTAGTTATTTACtgctctttttgtgtttttttttttttttttttatgtctttcatCTCTCATTAGGGACTAGTACCAGAACGATTTGAAATTACAAAACTGCCTCCTTTATCTAAAgcaatggtgtttttttttttttaattttattttaatactgatCTCATGGCTCCTCAACTCTTTCAGTGCTTGAACACTTAGAAGCACTGAAGCAGTGGAACACTGATGTCCACAGAAGAATTTGTAAATGGATATAAACTACACATGGGGCACATGAGACTGACCAGCATACTGGTCAGAGGTTTAACTTTTCTATGTTGAATCATTGATGCAGCTCAAATTGGTAGTTTCTTCTAATCTTacaatgttctttttcttcatacagGCAAAGCTGTATTCCTGGCACGAGACAAGCACCATTTGGCAGACCTGAGCCATTTGATCCGTCATGATGCCCCTtacttatttcaaaaatatgttaaagAGTCCCATGGCAAGGATGTACGTGTCATCGTAGTAGGAGGCCGTGTGGTGGGCACCATGCTCCGTTGCTCAACAGACGGGAGAATGCAGAGTAACTGCTCACTTGGTAGGAAAAGCTTTATTCATAGTTTTGATCAAAATACTTTAATCCGGTGGAAAAATGACAAACCCAACTGAAAGAAGctgcaggttttattttctattaattgtGTTTACCATTGGATGTTTACAGAGAAAACATGAGAGCGAGTAGTAAGTGAGATGTGCATTGCACAAACCCATAATCAGAGACTATTTCTGCCTGAAGTTTTAGGTGGATAGGACAGATGAAAGGGAGTGGAAAGTTCTAGGAACACAAACAGAGCAAATGATGTGATAGTGGCAACATCATGCTAATGCCATATTATCATTCATTACATCCTTTTAAGAGGAAcggaaaaagaaggaagacagaaaaagagtgAGGGTGGTAGAGGAGACATCCAGTTGGCAAGAGGGTAGAGTGTTAAGAGAGAAAACTGTTGAAGGCAATCAACAGTTGGACTACAtatgcagctgctgtgctgccttaAGTGTCAGTCTCCTCCACGCAACATTTTTTTCGCCTAAAAACATGTCTGTGAGGAAGAGGAAATTTAGTGCTAGTATCCTTAGAACTGAGTTTCTGCTTCACTTTGTGTGTAGGATAGGAGAGGATTCTTAgggtggaaaaaggaagttGGATAGAGGTTGCCTGGCTGGTTATTAATCTGAAATTACTGAAACTGAAATTGACCTGAGCAGGATTGGATAACATGTGTTTATATGCAATACAGTTTTACTAAGTCAAAATGCCTGAAAGATTTTAGTTACTGCATTCTTGATGCTTAGGAAATGTAACCTGGAAGATTTTTCTgctacatgtttttatttttcttttatatttttaaatttaagagtTATGATACATTAAGGATTAAGTCTGTTTCATTTAATACTTAGATTATGGACTGTGTACTGGACCAGCTGAGGTGCAGACACAAATTTTCCAGAATTCTCTCTTTAGAGACAGTAACCTATGGAGCAAGCTGAGAGGGACACAAGTAAATGATAATATCTTAACCCTCTTCCCCCTCGATTATGTCAGTCAGACCTGTAGTCTTATCtggaatatttgttttaattttgctggaAGATTTCTTCTTATAACTTATAAACATGTATAGCAAACCTCTACTGTAAAGGAAGAAACAAGGGCATGCATAGTAAGCCTCTGCcttagaagaagaaacaaaggtGATTTGTTTTGTCATCCTTTTAATATCCCAAgattgtaaaaatgttttttttttgactaaaaagTCAGTagttaccatttttaaaaacaaatcataaTCTTGAGCTGCCTTTGGCAGGACAGAATCGTTCAAAACCCTGCTGTGACTTCAAGTTCATTAGTAGTCACTGTGGAAAGGAAGTCACTTTGTGAATCATCATCAACACTATGCTTGCAGGATTGTTTTGGAGCTTCACAACCAAAGTGCACCAGCCAGTCAAGAATCATGTTGGTCACCTGTGACCAGATTAGAGAcagcaagttttttttccccacttcttgCAGGTGGTGTAGGGATGATGTGCTCACTGAGTGAACAAGGCAAGCAACTGGCAGTCCAAGTATCAAACATCCTGGGGATGGACGTGTGTGGCATTGACCTGCTGATGAAGGACGACGGTTCATTCTACGTCTGCGAGGCCAATGCAAATGTAGGTTTCATTGCCTTTGACAAGGCTTGTAATCTAGATGTAGCTGGTATCATAGCGGACTATGCCGCTTCTCTTTTAACCCCCGGTCGCTTGACGCGGCGCATGTCCTTGCTCTCTGTGGTGTCCACGGCAAGCGAGACTAGCGAGCCAGAGCTGGGCCCTCCAGCTAGTGCCGCTGTCGACAATATGAGTGCTAGCTCCAGCTCTGTCGACAGCGACCCTGAGACCACGGAGAGAGAGTTGCTCACCAAGCTCCCGGGGGCTCTATTCAACATGAACCAGCTATTAGCCAATGAGATCAAACTTCTTGTGGAGTGATGCCACGTGTAAATAGATGACCAACAGAACTCTCTCTTgtaaaaatttcctttaaacCAACTTGCAATGCTGTTTATCAGAGAAGCTCAGAGAAATGAGGAAAGGGGAGTCAATCAAGAGAGCAAGATTAAAAGACATGCGTTCTGTGACTGCTGCCCCTATGTTTTTGCAGAACATAGTACTGTGTTCATTCTTCAGCATCAGTTTTCTAATGAAGATGCTCAATTCACAACCTAAATGGGAGTTTTATTTGGATGCTGCTTTGGTCCCCAGACATATTGCAGTGCACATGTGTTCACAGGAAAGCATTGAAGCATGATTCACTGgaagattttcagaaagctctgGCAGCTCTCTAGAAACTTCCGGGAATTAATGCAGCAGTTAAGTCTCTTCTACCTCTGTAAGGCTTGATCCTGTAAATTGCTCAGTGCCTTTAGTTCTCAATGAGAGTTGAAGGTGTCAAATGCCAGGTATTTCAATGTTCCTGGACACCTACTGTTCCCTCTCTTGTAGGTGGGAGCCGTAGGTTCAGCATACTTTTAAAGTCATCCCTTTCTGACCTTGCAGGATATGGCCCTTCAAATGATGAGGCAGAGAGAAGTGTCGTTTGACTTAATGTGAGCTTTCTGTACAAGTCTCTAATTTGTGCCGTCTTGGTATTAATTGGCAGCTTTGTGTCCATATTTCTTTATAAAGCTTTTGAAGGAGGATTTCTAGAACTTatgcttttctcatttcaaCTCCAGATTTTGGAAGGTATGCAGGGGAATTTCTCATTATATTTGTGGCAGAAGTGTCACGTTTTAACTATTTTTGCATGATTGGAGGAGATAAACAGCACTGTAATGTTTGGTatacaaaataatgtttaatcCAATGTGAAAAAGAATTACACTAGTTTAAAACAAACGTGCATTGACTTGTATTTGTTAGTGTTTTAGTCTTTTTGAGAGAGATCTGCAATgttaatgttctttttttttttaatacatgctAGTCCAACACTCCCTTCTCTATGCCTGCATCTTTAACAGTGGCCAAAgtgaaaacactgcagaataTTTGCTAAGAAAACACTGAGTGAAAGCctgtacagtttttttttttgggaggggagggtgatattttttgttcttcGGGGGGAGAAATGTGGTAAGTGTGGAGGAGTGAAAAGTTGGTTAAAAGTGATTAGAATTCTAGAGGTACTTTAGAATAAAGCTGCAGTTCATACAATACTTGCAAGGTTTACTTTTTCCCcattgaaaatacttaaaagctGATGTCAGAAATCCAAAGAGCGTAACTGGGGAGAAATACTAAATTCTTAGTTTTGGGAAATATgcagcaaattaaatttaaaaaaagaaaaaaggaaaaaaaaaaaagagagctcagccagaattaaaaaaaaataaaaataaaaaaatatataacctAGGTCCATATACAATTAACAAATTGATCCTGGACCCTTATGTGTATGTGGTGTGAGTGCACACACTTGTGTGTTTGTATATGCacatttgctttgcttcatttccttttggGTTTTGGCTGTTTAGATCCTATACTTTTTCTAGGCTGCCTGATTTTTCTTAGTCCTTCTGGCTGTGCATTTTGTCATTACCCTTGAgctgttttggaaaacagataACCAAAACAGATATACTGAGTCCATTTTTCAGTCCCTATCTTccccctctttttcctcctcctcctccctctgttctcattcctttcccattttctggGTCCATAAAGCCCTGGaactatatatatgtgtgtatgtgtgtgtgtatatatatatatatatatatatataaaagatagaaatatatatatatatatataaacataagcctctttttttaaaaacaaaaggtaaaatgtttacaactgaaaaacaatcttGTGAAAATAGGGTTTGTTTGGAGGGGGGTTGTGTGTGTGcaatgctgctgttttctggatACTTAATGGAGCATGTCCCATGTACCCTCTGAGGCTCTGCACTGCCCACCTCTGTGGCCCCTCCTcacctctctgctgctctgctgttttaTCTTCACTTTGGACCTTAGACACAACTCACGGACATTATGCAGAGAGTCTTCAAGAGGCAATAAACAGTATTAACCTGCTTTCATGGAAGTTTGATCATGCTTCTTtgtacagtttgttttttttattattattattttattttaaaaggaatgtaataaaatggcttttttttgtagaattaaatattattattaaaatcaaGTGAAAGGTTGACTATTGGTGTTAAGCAAGAGAAGTGGACCAGCTGGTCCAGCAACAAAAGGAGCTTCAGCAGTCAAGGTATTTTCAAATCTTCTGAGCCTTCGAGTGCACAGGTTATACTTGAAGAATATAAAGGTCTTCAACTTCTGTGAAGAGttgcagaaacacagaacacaaaagaaaactaattttctaGTCATTGAGCAGTCTGTTCAGAGGCTCTTATCCGCTGGTTTGTTTATCTAAGGGGAATTTGGGTGTTAGTTCTTtggtttttttctcccttcctgttccgccccccccttttttttcttttcctttttcttattagTGGTAGGTGCCTGCACTTCTTGAGAGGCTGATAGGGTCAACCCTTCCCTTTTCAGCTGTCACACACATTGAGCACATGTAGGATAACAGCAGAGAGTAAGGATATGCTGGTTGCTACAATAGGACCTCTGTATTTCTATCACAGGAGATACCTTTTAGAGTAGAGAGCAGATAACTGAATATTCCGGACTGTTTTTTTAAGGCTCCATTCTATTTTGTGGAGAAATGCTGTGATGCACAGGAACTTTACATTTCTTATCACCCTTTCAGAATGTCCAGGTAACAtcttaaagtaataaaatttgTGAAGTAAACATGAGATTTTTTGAAAGACAAGCAGTGGATTGAGAGACTTACAGTTTGTTTCCCTTGTGATGAGGTGCTCCTCTGTGGTTGGTTCTTCCCCAGCAAGTTTGGAGATAAGTCTTTGCATAGTGGTCAGGGAAGAAGACAGTATTTGAAACATCACGTACGTTTGTTTGTACGTAAGTTACTGATACTGCACATGGAAACCTTGCTTGAAGACTCATTGGTATGAATAGGCACACTTGTCTGATATATTTACTCAGTATTTATCCAGTGCTTTTGAAATAGTGAAATGTATAGAATGGGATGGGTTGTGGAGGGAGCTTCTTGTTTTcacttaaagcaaaaaaaacaccaccatccAAATCTAGTCTGTTGTAACCAGGCAGTATTTCCCATTTAAGGTGAACTTTACAGGTATCAGCTTTATATGCTGTATTTCCTTCAGTTACGTACGCTGAAAAACACATGCTAAACTTTCATGCAGTTGCACTAACACTACCTCTGTACTTGAGTTTGGAAGCTTATGGTGAAAAAGTGGTCAATGTAGTGCTGGAGTATAATAGCATTAATACATCTGATGGtgatacaattatttttgtattttttaatgtttgaaagaATCAGTTAGAAACTCGTTTGCAACAATAAGTTTCTTAAACTACATctgataaaattgtttttttttctttttttgtaacagtgcagattttcttctgttaaatttAATATGCTTATAATTGATGTCTTGCTGTGTCAATATATGGATTGTATGTTAAGCTTTGTATTTAAtgctttaatgtgttttataaaatacttttatggAATGTTATACCATGTCACCCATAATGCAATAGAAGGTTAATGCTTGATGCCTATGTGGACTGTTGACCTTTTTGTTCTGCTAATGGTCACTCTTGGagcattttcttccacttcGTGGGCTATCTTCCATGTGTGATACTTACTCAGGACATAACCTCTGGAACATCGGTGTTTGTCAAATGCAAAGGATACTTCTTAAGATGTAACATTGGACTTCAAAATCCAACACGTGACATTTGCTAAatcttttctctgccttgttGTGGAAATTTGTCAGTTAAATGTGTAAGGGACCCTAAAGGATTAGAGAGACTTTGTGGAAACAAATCCCATGTACAGTATCTTTCTCATGGCTCACTCTTTTTGAGAAGGTTTATGGGCTTTATGGCTGGTGTGAGACATACGACCCACTCCTGTTCTCTCTATGGAATTGTAGGTGCTCGGACAGGTAACCTCTGTTGCTactgtcttttttaatttttaattttttcactgTTCTAGGAGTTGTTTTAAACTGAACACTGCAGGATTTATAACCAGGTGTTTGCtggcttttcctttgttttttttctttaagtcttAATCTTTGAGGGAGACTTTCGGGGCGTTCCGATGGTGGATCTTGCTGTTGGAAGTCTCCAAGCCTCTCATGTTTCCACTTTGAgttgaaaagtttttgttttgtttatttgtttaaactgATGACAGAAATTTGATGCACGAATTTtgggtgggttttgttgttgctctaTTCTGTATGACTTACTTGACTTattccctcccccttcccccccccttttttttaacagaaatgtgttCTAACAGTTCGCACTTTCTTACTGttctttgcaaaacttttcagGAGCCAAAAAAGTCAAACAATCCAGAGAAaaccttcccttctcccctttccGGTGGCGAGAGTGAGAACTTATGAAAAATCCTTGAGAATGTTTCTTCCTAAACTTTTCCCCCCAGTAATGCAAGCGGGTAGAATGGTAAACGCAGCAGTTTGGTGACATCTAAAACCGACCTGTTGTCAGGTAAATTGACTCTTTTCTGCTCTTATGTAACCTTCGTAAATTTGCTAACTTGtttgccttcctttcttcctgttttcccagTTGGTCCATTTTGGTGAAACTTTCTGAATGATTTCTTTACCAGTGATATTTAGataaatcttacttttttttatatccCCTCCTTATACATGCTGACCTTTAAGAAGTCTGTCATTGTCCTTTGCTTTACTCAGATGAGACAAAAATTAGGGCAGGTTAAAAGTCCTCTCATGGTAGATATATGAGAGAGTTTTGTAATACATTAATTCTACCTCTTTATCGCTTTTAGGTAGTTTGCTTTTAAGTGTACTGTTTTAGCTTAGGTTCTTGAAAGATATAATGCTTTCCAGTTGCAAAGTGACCATAACATTTAACTGCATCAGTTGGGAGCTGAGAGGTACATAAAAACGAGTActaaggaaattaaattaaatttactaAAATTCAGTAGAGCTGGATCGTATGAAGAGGACAGATGGGAGAATGTGTGttctagaagaaagaaaaaacaaaacaagttgtGGGTCTGATTATTTATTAGCAAAGGATGGGGGATTCAGTTTATGTTGCCCTCGGTAATAGATCTAAATACCTGTAAATGTTATCCTTCTCTGTAAACTCTCTCCTTTAGTCTCAAACCACTTCAAAGTTGATGGGAActttaggttttattttgtgcGAAGAGGAGaatctgtattttatatacagTGGTAAATATCAGACAATTGGAATTCCATTCAAAGTAGAGGAATGCTAACCTTCGGACAGGCTTCGAAGTTTCCTGATGCCGTGTTTTATTTCTCATGACATCTGTAAAGAATTGGCTTTTgtttcaatctttttttctgtgtactttAAATAACTCCTCTATATTATCATTAAATACTGTACTTTTCtcagtttgtgttttcctgGAACGCAGCAAATTTGTCAGCACTACCGTAAATTACATCTTCAGATTACAGTGGGAGGGAATAATTTTGGAGCCAAATTTTGCTCTCAGCTATGCTGAGATAAACCTGGAATCTCTATGTGATATCCAATTTCACTGGTATAATTGAGTgtataatttgtttctttaattttacttttaagatAATTTTACAGACATGTTATACTTATGTTTctaatgctttttcctttcagacacACCCGCTTCTTGCGTCTCAGCAGTGGGCAGGCCTATTCCTTTAtttgtgtaatatttttgtacatCAGCTGCTATAGGACATGGGTGTAACACTTCTCAGGCATGTGGTTGGGTGTCTTTCTGGGGGAGAGCTTTGTGGGTTTATAGTAATGtctaaaaaagaatttattttcctcaaatttGTTGAACAAATTCACGTTGTCTCATAGTTTAATATCTCCAATCTTACTTCCAAAGTATTACTTGaagattttcttgaaagaagGACAGTACTGGTTCTTTGTAGTGTCTGCAAATGATCTTTTGGGGGGAGAGTTAATAAAAATTTACTGCATTCTGCAGAAGTTAATCTTTAATATTGCTTGAAAGATGTTTTTACAGATTATGCTCCTGCCTGCTTATGGAATGGCTTTCAAAGCCTTATTGGTTGTTCCTTGTTCATGTTGATTGTTCCCAGTGCTTTGCCTGGTGTATAGGGAAACATTGTAGAACTTGAATAAAACCATGACATCTTAGACAAAGGATGGTGATTATGTAAGTGCTGAACAAGAACTTCTTCTATATGCCCTTCTGCTGCAACAGAATATTAAAACTGgtaggtggcagcagcagcagaagaaactcATGTGACTGTGACCTGAGAAACCTACAGTACTGGGAGAGATGGATTGCAAAATATTAACTGGAGTAATGGGGACGGAGGAGAGAGGCAGAGTCCCTGAACTGTCCTTTTGAATGGTGAGTCTAATTTACTGAATTCTAACCATCACAAGACTAGCTGTATTACAGTAGACACATGGTTCTATCTGATTTAATGTTTGGTTACCTGATGTCCTAATTCTGGTCTTTAACTCAACAttccattttcctctctgcttctgtaAGGTACAGTATATGCCCTAAAAATTTAAACTTCACTAAAATTGCCATATCTTAAGAATATGGAAAACTAGGGCTGGAAGGAATTAATCTAGTCCATTCATCTATCTGCCCCACAAGAAGATCAGTCCAAGTTATGCTGTTGATGAcgtttgttttaacatttttttttaaaaaaatggaataaatgaggaacattctgcagtttttatctacagatttttatttttatgaagggAGGAAATGACCACTGTCAGACAGTGGTCAGTGTTACGGGCTGAgagcttttctaatttttgctACTTCATTTTGGCCCATCTGCTATCTGATACTACCTTTTGGGTGATTCTTTTATGTACTTTTCAAACGTATGTATCTcttcctgaaatgtttttgagtAGTTCAGCACAATTGTACTTGGTGGTAACTGACGTTGCATGTGCGTAAACATATATCTAACATTTCTCATcagatgttttttcctctgcatctaAAGCCTGGTCCCCCTTTGAGTGTGAAGATCTTTTACT
This genomic window from Cygnus olor isolate bCygOlo1 chromosome 1, bCygOlo1.pri.v2, whole genome shotgun sequence contains:
- the RIMKLB gene encoding beta-citrylglutamate synthase B isoform X1 gives rise to the protein MCSSVAPRLWFLTDRRIREDYPQQEILRALKAKCCEEELDFRALLMDEVVLTIEDGNLGLRVNGELITAYPQVVVVRVPTPWVQSDSDITVLRHLEKMGCRLMNRPQAILNCVNKFWTFQELAGHGVPLPDTFSYGGHENFAKMIDEAEVLEFPMVVKNTRGHRGKAVFLARDKHHLADLSHLIRHDAPYLFQKYVKESHGKDVRVIVVGGRVVGTMLRCSTDGRMQSNCSLGGVGMMCSLSEQGKQLAVQVSNILGMDVCGIDLLMKDDGSFYVCEANANVGFIAFDKACNLDVAGIIADYAASLLTPGRLTRRMSLLSVVSTASETSEPELGPPASAAVDNMSASSSSVDSDPETTERELLTKLPGALFNMNQLLANEIKLLVE
- the RIMKLB gene encoding beta-citrylglutamate synthase B isoform X2, with amino-acid sequence MCSSVAPRLWFLTDRRIREDYPQQEILRALKAKCCEEELDFRALLMDEVVLTIEDGNLGLRVNGELITAYPQVVVVRVPTPWVQSDSDITVLRHLEKMGCRLMNRPQAILNCVNKFWTFQELAGHGVPLPDTFSYGKAVFLARDKHHLADLSHLIRHDAPYLFQKYVKESHGKDVRVIVVGGRVVGTMLRCSTDGRMQSNCSLGGVGMMCSLSEQGKQLAVQVSNILGMDVCGIDLLMKDDGSFYVCEANANVGFIAFDKACNLDVAGIIADYAASLLTPGRLTRRMSLLSVVSTASETSEPELGPPASAAVDNMSASSSSVDSDPETTERELLTKLPGALFNMNQLLANEIKLLVE
- the RIMKLB gene encoding beta-citrylglutamate synthase B isoform X3, with protein sequence MEILVEASAFRTGLRVNGELITAYPQVVVVRVPTPWVQSDSDITVLRHLEKMGCRLMNRPQAILNCVNKFWTFQELAGHGVPLPDTFSYGGHENFAKMIDEAEVLEFPMVVKNTRGHRGKAVFLARDKHHLADLSHLIRHDAPYLFQKYVKESHGKDVRVIVVGGRVVGTMLRCSTDGRMQSNCSLGGVGMMCSLSEQGKQLAVQVSNILGMDVCGIDLLMKDDGSFYVCEANANVGFIAFDKACNLDVAGIIADYAASLLTPGRLTRRMSLLSVVSTASETSEPELGPPASAAVDNMSASSSSVDSDPETTERELLTKLPGALFNMNQLLANEIKLLVE